The Impatiens glandulifera chromosome 3, dImpGla2.1, whole genome shotgun sequence genome contains a region encoding:
- the LOC124929742 gene encoding cytochrome P450 94A2-like, with product MMMMLNLELCSSLFLYFLPALFLIVLVQFKSSFKALLFSSSSSDKKNPTIPRSYPFIGSIFSIYANKERGVQWTSELVLASPSHTFILHRPICRQIVFTANPANVRHILKTHFHNYEKGDFFRIGVADFLGDGIFNTDDDKWKFQRQVASHEFNTKSLRKFIEQVVDSELSDRLIPILSAAAANNTVLDFQDILQRFTFDNVCKIAFGYDPAYLSPSLPNEKFAQAFEDAARITSRRFQSFHPLIWKIKRYLNVGSEKDLRIAVNQVRDFAKHMIKEKNKELKENASSLLNSVDLLSRFLSSGHSDENFVTDIVISFILAGRDTTSAALEWFFWLVSKHQHVENQILREITHKSESNMYEEVKEMVYTHAALNESMRLYPPVPIDSKQAVDDDILPDGTVVKRGTRVGYHTFAMGRSEEIWGNDWSEFRPERWLKEDRVTGGRQFVAKDVYEYPVFQAGPRICLGKEMAVLQMKSIASGVLRRFKVIPVTENNQDPVLITYFTSKMKGGFLVRIEKRKEEGCSVIKDI from the exons atgatgatgatgttgaattTAGAGCTCTGTAGCTCACTTTTCTTGTACTTTCTCCCAGCTCTGTTTCTCATCGTCTTGGTCCAATTCAAATCTAGTTTCAAAGCACtactcttttcttcttcttcttccgacAAGAAGAATCCTACAATTCCCAGATCTTATCCCTTCATTGGCTCCATTTTCTCCATTTACGCTAATAAGGAACGAGGTGTTCAATGGACCTCTGAATTGGTTTTGGCTTCGCCGTCGCACACCTTCATCCTCCACCGTCCCATCTGCAGACAAATTGTTTTCACCGCCAATCCGGCTAATGTCCGTCATATCCTTAAAACCCACTTCCATAATTACGAAAAAGGCGACTTCTTCCGGATCGGTGTCGCCGACTTCCTCGGAGACGGAATCTTCAACACGGACGACGACAAATGGAAGTTCCAGAGGCAGGTTGCCAGCCACGAATTCAACACCAAGTCCCTCAGGAAATTCATCGAGCAAGTGGTTGATTCCGAGCTCTCCGATCGTCTCATCCCCATCCtctccgccgccgccgccaacAACACCGTCCTCGACTTCCAGGACATTCTGCAGCGATTCACGTTCGACAATGTCTGTAAAATCGCCTTCGGATACGACCCGGCTTACCTCTCCCCTTCTCTACCCAACGAGAAATTCGCCCAAGCCTTCGAAGACGCAGCTCGAATCACCAGCCGGAGATTCCAATCGTTCCATCCCCTGATCTGGAAAATCAAGAGATATCTCAACGTTGGATCAGAGAAGGACCTCCGGATTGCAGTCAATCAGGTACGAGATTTCGCGAAACACatgattaaagaaaaaaacaaggAATTGAAAGAGAATGCGTCGTCGCTGCTCAACTCCGTAGATCTTCTGTCGAGATTCTTAAGTTCAGGGCATTCAGATGAGAACTTTGTAACGGACATAGTCATCAGCTTCATCTTAGCTGGTCGAGACACTACATCAGCTGCTCTGGAATGGTTCTTCTGGCTAGTCTCCAAACATCAACATGTTGAAAACCAGATTCTAAGAGAGATCACACACAAATCTGAATCCAACATGTACGAGGAAGTTAAGGAAATGGTGTACACGCATGCTGCTCTAAACGAAAGCATGAg GTTGTATCCGCCTGTGCCTATAGACAGCAAGCAGGCGGTGGATGATGATATTCTTCCAGATGGAACCGTCGTGAAAAGAGGGACGAGGGTGGGTTACCACACTTTTGCGATGGGAAGATCAGAGGAGATTTGGGGGAATGACTGGTCGGAGTTCCGTCCTGAACGGTGGCTCAAGGAAGATCGGGTCACCGGGGGAAGACAATTCGTGGCAAAGGATGTTTACGAGTACCCTGTGTTTCAAGCAGGCCCCAGGATTTGTCTTGGGAAAGAGATGGCGGTTCTACAAATGAAGTCCATTGCCTCCGGCGTCTTGCGACGATTTAAGGTGATTCCGGTGACGGAGAATAACCAAGATCCtgttttaataacttatttcaCGTCCAAGATGAAAGGAGGATTTCTTGTGAGGATTGAGAAACGCAAAGAAGAGGGTTGTTCTGTTATTAAagacatttaa